The following nucleotide sequence is from Mucilaginibacter sp. cycad4.
TATGAAAAGAATATTTACTATTTCAGGGTTGATGTTGTTACTGTTGTTTTGCAATGACGCAGCGTTTGCACAAAACGTTACACTAAAAGGTAAAATAACTGACGGAAAAACAGGCGAAGCCTTAATAGGCGTGTCTGTTTCAGTTAAAGGAACAACTATAGGCACCCAAACAGACGTAAATGGCGCGTTCACACTTAACGCCCCCGCTAATTCCACTTTAAATGTTGCTTATATAGGTTATGCCACACAAACTGTGGCCGTAGGTACGCAAACAACCATTAACATAACTTTGCAGCCGCAAACCAACGAACTGCAACAGGTAGTTGTTATTGGCTACGGTACCCAACGAAAGCTTGACGTAACCGGTTCGATAGCTACGGTTAAAGGCGCCGATGTTGCCAAACAAGCTTCACCTAACGCACTGAGCGGTTTACAGGGTAAAGTATCAGGTGTACAAATCACCAACAGCGGTACTCCGGGTAAATCGCCGGATATTACTATTCGTGGTTTAGGTACTATTTATGGTAATACCAAACCGCTGTTTGTTGTTGACGGTGTTTGGTACGATGACATCAGCTTCCTTAACCCCCAGGATATTGAAAGCTTCAGTATTTTAAAAGATGCGTCAAGTACAGCTATCTACGGTATCCGTGCAGCCAACGGTGTAGTGTTAATCGGAACAAAACGTGGTACAAAGGGTAAACCGGTTATTAATTACAATGGATATGTAGGTCTTCAGGCTGTTACTAACCAGGTAAAAATGGCAAACGCTAACCAGTATGCTACAGCAGTGAATGAGCTTTCGGCATTAAATGGCGGCGACCCGATATTCAGCGATCCTTCATCATACGGTAAAGGAACCGACTGGTATAAACAAATATTGCGCAAAGCATTTACTACAAACCATGAGGCATCAATAAGCGGTGGTACTGATAAGTATACTTACAACTATTCGTTTGGTTATCTTAACCAGGATGGTTTGGCTAAAACAAATAATTATCAGCGTTACACTGTTCACTTGTCAAATGATTTTAAGCCAACTAAAAACTTAAAATTCGGTTATACCGCAAGTGGTTTGTCGGATGTATCGCGTGATGTTAACAGCGACATTTTTCACCAGTTATTTGGCGCGGCCCCTACACTACCTGTACGAAAAGCTGATGGCGGTTATGGCGATCCTAACGATTACGGCACCGGCGATGGTAATAACTATAACCCGCAGGCCACTATTGATTTCTTTAATCAGCGTACAAAAAACAAGCGTTTTACCTATAACGCTTACGGCGAAGTTACCTTCCTTAAAAACTTCAAATTTAAGTCGAGCTTTGGCGGCGATATCAGCCAGAATGAAGTAAGGGGATATTCCCCTCAATACTTTGCTACCTTAAAACAACAGAGTAATAAAACCAATCTGGACATCAACCATACTGATGTCCGTAACTGGATTTGGGAGAATACACTTACCTATGATGTTAAAATAAAAGATCATAAAATTATAGCTTTGGTAGGTTACAGTGCCCAAAATAACCATACTAAACAAATAGACGGTAAGGCTGATTATGTTCCGTATGTGAAAAACGGCAGCATCAGAAGCTCTTTCCCTGATACCACCAATGTAAACTACTTTGCAACTCCGGGCAGCCAGATCCATACCCGTGCATTATCACAGTTTGCACGTGTTAATTATTCGTTCAGGGATAAATATTTGCTGAACGCCTCTATTCGTCGTGATGGTGCTTCTCAGTTTTATGGAGACCATACTTATGGATACTTCCCTTCGGTTGGTGCGGGCTGGGTAATTACTAACGAGGAGTTCATGAAAGATCAGAAAGTATTCAGTAACCTGAAATTACGCGGAAGCTGGGGAAAAGTTGGTAACTCAGGGGTACCCATTAACCCAACCGTACAGGTTATTGCAACAGATCCTTACCTGACAGGTTTATTCGGCAACCCGACTACAATTTATCCGGGTGCAAGTATTAACTCAATAGTACCGCCATCTATCGTTTGGGAAAAAACAGTATCATCTGATTTTGGTATAGAAGGTGGCCTGCTTGAAAATAAATTAACTTTTGAAGCCGATTATTACAACAGGGAAACCCAGGATGCTATTTTCGCAATCCCGGTTGCAGGCTCATTAGGTACGGTTAACAGCTCATTGATAGGCAACCAGGCAAGTATTCAAAACAGGGGATGGGAGTTTTCATTAGGTTGGAAAGATAATCCATCTAAAGATTTCAATTACAGCCTTAGTGCTAATATTGGCATCAACAATAATAAAGTACTTAAAGTTGTAACCGGTCAAAACCCAATTTATGACGGCGGCGAAGGTATTGCCAATGGTGCATTGGCTACACGTACCGTGGTTGGCCAGCCAATAGGCCAGTTTTATGGATACAAGGTGACGGGTATTTTCCAAACAGCAGCGCAGGTTGCTGCTTCAAAACAACCTGGTGCGGCTCCCGGCGACTTCATTTACCAGGATACCAATAACGACGGTATATTGGATAGCCGCGACCGTGTAGCTTTAGGTAGCCCTTTGCCAAAATATAACTATGGTATAAATACTTCATTCACTTATAAAAACTTCGACCTGGCATTAGATTTCCAGGGTGTAGCCGGTGTCAGTGTTTATAATGCCAATATCGCTTACCGCTTTGGTAACGAAAACTTCACGCAGGATTTTTATGAACACCGCTGGCATGGAGCTAATACTTCAAATACCTACCCTTCAGTAAATGTTGGTAAAAATAGCAATGCCGCTCCCAACTCTTTCTATGTTGAAAGCGGTGCATACTTCAGGATGAGGAATGCACAATTGGGCTACACCATACCGGGCGATTTCCTGAAAAAACTGAATATTTCAAAAGTGAGGATCTATGCAAATGCGCAAAATGCCATCAACCTGTTCGGCTACAAAGGCTTCTCGCCGGAGATCGGCGGTGATGTAGGCAGCCGTGGTATTGATGCAAGTGTGTATCCGTTGTTTGCTACCTATAATTTTGGTGTTAACGTTACTTTTTAATCAATATAAAGATGAAAAATAGTACAAAATATTCGCGTAAGGTCGTTGCTTTAGGCCTTATCGCTTCAATCATATCGTTTCAAAGCTGTAAAAAAAGCTTCTTAAATGTGGACCCGGCACAAAATACCGCGGCTACCCAATTTTTTAAAACCCAGGATGATGCTACTAAAGCGGTTAGCGCCATGTATGCCAACCTGCGCGAGTGGAACAACATCGCCTTTGCACCTATTGCTGTAGAGAGCATGGGTTCTGATGATGTAGAAAAAGGCAGTACCGCCAGCGATGCTACCTTTTTTAATGACTACCATAACTTTACCATTACCTCGGGTGATGCCCAACTGGGTGGTTTCTGGAAAGGGCAGTATCAAAACATCAATTTTGCTAACCAGATCCTGACTAATGTGCCTGGTATTACGATGGACGAAACTTTAAAAGCCAGATACCTG
It contains:
- a CDS encoding TonB-dependent receptor, which translates into the protein MKRIFTISGLMLLLLFCNDAAFAQNVTLKGKITDGKTGEALIGVSVSVKGTTIGTQTDVNGAFTLNAPANSTLNVAYIGYATQTVAVGTQTTINITLQPQTNELQQVVVIGYGTQRKLDVTGSIATVKGADVAKQASPNALSGLQGKVSGVQITNSGTPGKSPDITIRGLGTIYGNTKPLFVVDGVWYDDISFLNPQDIESFSILKDASSTAIYGIRAANGVVLIGTKRGTKGKPVINYNGYVGLQAVTNQVKMANANQYATAVNELSALNGGDPIFSDPSSYGKGTDWYKQILRKAFTTNHEASISGGTDKYTYNYSFGYLNQDGLAKTNNYQRYTVHLSNDFKPTKNLKFGYTASGLSDVSRDVNSDIFHQLFGAAPTLPVRKADGGYGDPNDYGTGDGNNYNPQATIDFFNQRTKNKRFTYNAYGEVTFLKNFKFKSSFGGDISQNEVRGYSPQYFATLKQQSNKTNLDINHTDVRNWIWENTLTYDVKIKDHKIIALVGYSAQNNHTKQIDGKADYVPYVKNGSIRSSFPDTTNVNYFATPGSQIHTRALSQFARVNYSFRDKYLLNASIRRDGASQFYGDHTYGYFPSVGAGWVITNEEFMKDQKVFSNLKLRGSWGKVGNSGVPINPTVQVIATDPYLTGLFGNPTTIYPGASINSIVPPSIVWEKTVSSDFGIEGGLLENKLTFEADYYNRETQDAIFAIPVAGSLGTVNSSLIGNQASIQNRGWEFSLGWKDNPSKDFNYSLSANIGINNNKVLKVVTGQNPIYDGGEGIANGALATRTVVGQPIGQFYGYKVTGIFQTAAQVAASKQPGAAPGDFIYQDTNNDGILDSRDRVALGSPLPKYNYGINTSFTYKNFDLALDFQGVAGVSVYNANIAYRFGNENFTQDFYEHRWHGANTSNTYPSVNVGKNSNAAPNSFYVESGAYFRMRNAQLGYTIPGDFLKKLNISKVRIYANAQNAINLFGYKGFSPEIGGDVGSRGIDASVYPLFATYNFGVNVTF